A section of the Triticum dicoccoides isolate Atlit2015 ecotype Zavitan chromosome 7A, WEW_v2.0, whole genome shotgun sequence genome encodes:
- the LOC119333053 gene encoding dormancy-associated protein homolog 3-like has translation MGLLDQLSDDTVAGPRPDHGLGRLRKYSSFSPSSSAAPTTDVQPTVTRSISISRPPSLSPPSGESTSLPSSPASAPDSPFAAGSSSTPRVDGWRAFRRKSKMANVDVVREEATVGPRSPIVYDWYDLNVTFTLTPCSLHHTNC, from the exons AtgggcctcctcgaccagctctcgGACGACACGGTCGCCGGCCCGCGGCCGGACCACGGTCTCGGCAGGCTCCGAAAGTACTCCTCCTTTTCGCCCTCCTCGTCAGCCGCGCCGACCACGGACGTCCAGCCGACGGTGACCCGCAGCATCAGCATCTCCCGGCCGCCGTCTCTCTCACCCCCGTCCGGCGAGTCGACTTCCTTGCCGTCCTCCCCGGCCAGTGCGCCGGACTCTCCGTTCGCAGCAG GTAGCAGTAGCACGCCGAGGGTGGACGGCTGGAGGGCGTTCCGCCGGAAATCCAAGATGGCCAACGTCGACGTCGTCCGGGAGGAGGCGACCGTCGGGCCCAGGAGCCCCATTGTGTACGACTGGTACGATTTAAACGTCACCTTCACTCTCACTCCATGCTCCTTGCACCATACCAATTGTTAG